A single window of Scomber scombrus chromosome 12, fScoSco1.1, whole genome shotgun sequence DNA harbors:
- the LOC133992030 gene encoding mitogen-activated protein kinase kinase kinase kinase 3-like isoform X10 codes for MMNSSVDLSRRNPQEDFELIQRIGSGTYGDVYKARNVNTGELAAIKVIKLEPGEDFAVVQQEIIMMKDCKHSNIVAYFGSYLRRDKLWISMEYCGGGSLQDIYHLTGPLSESQIAYMSRETLQGLYYLHNKGKMHRDIKGANILLTDNGYVKLADFGVSAQITATLAKRKSFIGTPYWMAPEVAAVERKGGYNQLCDIWAVGITAIELAELQPPMFDLHPMRALFLMTKSNFQPPKLKDKIKWTNNFHHFVKLALTKNPKKRPTAEKLLQHPFVSQPLSRTLAIELLDKANNPDHSTFNDFDDDDPEPESPVSVPHRIRSTSRSTREGKTLSEINFGQVKFDPPLRKETEPHHEPRESEPYLDCVEELYYTARSNLDLQLEYGHDSPSLLGGNKSLLKSVEEELHQRGHVAHLGDDEDEDDDGADDDETHTHKSSTIMRPKVPPPLPPKPKSICSSQPQQQLKHDDSQSHSEDDGGGGGTIKRCPVPETQSPAKPASNVPPRPPPPKLPPHRRSSLGNGLNSSHNGERDSPAERQSTMPPSVPIRKDKKDVPKPISNGLPPTPKVHMGACFSKVFNGCPLKIHCATSWINPDTRDQYLIFGAEEGIYTLNLNELHETSMEQLFPRRCTWLYVMNNCLLSISGKASQLYSHNLSGLFEQARQLQKLPVAIPTHKLPDKMIPRKFAVSNKIPDTKGCQKCCVVRNPYTGHKYLCGAFQSSVMLLEWVESMQKFMLIKNIDFPLPCPLEVFEMLVVPEQTYPLICVAVSKGTELNQVVRFGTVNPNSTSSWFTEADTPQTCVIHVTQLERDTILVCLDRCIKIVNLQGRLKSSRKLSAELTFNFQIESIVCLQDSVLAFWRHGMQGRSFKTNEITQEISDNTRIFRLLGSDRVVVLESRPTDNPTAHSNLYILAGHENSY; via the exons TGCTATCAAAGTCATCAAACTGGAACCGG GTGAGGACTTTGCTGTTGTCCAGCAGGAGATTATAATGATGAAGGACTGTAAACACTCCAACATTGTGGCCTATTTTGGCAGTTATCTCCG gaGAGATAAGCTATGGATCAGTATGGAGTACTGTGGGGGAGGCTCTCTGCAGGATATCTATCACT TAACCGGGCCTTTGTCAGAGTCACAGATAGCCTACATGTCACGGGAGACCCTGCAG GGTTTGTACTATCTACataataaaggcaaaatgcaCAGAGACATCAAG GGAGCCAACATCCTCCTGACAGACAATGGCTATGTGAAACTAG CCGACTTTGGGGTGTCAGCCCAGATCACAGCAACTCTAGCCAAGAGGAAGTCATTCATTGGAACTCCTTACTG GATGGCTCCAGAGGTAGCAGCagtggagaggaaaggaggTTATAACCAGCTGTGTGATATCTGGGCTGTGGGCATTACTGCAATAGAGCTGGCTGAACTGCAGCCACCTATGTTTGACCTGCACCCCATGag GGCTCTGTTCTTAATGACTAAGAGTAATTTCCAGCCTCCTAAGTTGAAAGATAAGATTAAATG GACAAACAACTTTCACCATTTTGTCAAACTAGCTCTGACCAAGAACCCAAAGAAGAGGCCCACAGCTGagaagctgctgcag CACCCCTTTGTGTCCCAGCCTCTCAGCAGGACGCTGGCAATAGAGCTGCTGGACAAAGCCAATAACCCTGACCACAGCACCTTCAACGACTTTGATGACGACGACCCCGAACCAGAG TCTCCGGTCTCTGTTCCTCACCGCATTCGTTCCACCAGCAGGAGCACCAGGGAAGGAAAGACGTTGTCAGAGATTAACT TTGGTCAGGTGAAGTTTGATCCTCCATTGAGAAAGGAGACAGAACCCCATCATGAACCG CGTGAATCTGAGCCCTATCTGGACTGTGTTGAGGAGCTCTACTATACCGCGAGATCTAATCTG GACTTGCAGTTGGAGTATGGGCATGATTCACCAAGTCTACTGGGAGGAAACAA GAGTCTTCTCAAATCTGTGGAGGAGGAGCTACATCAAAG GGGCCATGTGGCACACTTAggggatgatgaggatgaggatgatgatggtgcagatgatgatgaaactCACACTCA TAAATCGAGCACTATCATGAGACCAAAGGTcccacccccccttcctcccaAG CCCAAGTCCATCTGCTCGTCACAGCCGCAGCAACAGCTAAAACATGATGATAGCCAATCACACAGCGAGGACGACGGCGGAGGGGGAGGGACCATCAAACGCTGTCCAGTACCAGAGACGCAGAGCCCCGCCAAGCCCGCCTCCAACGTCCCCCCGCGGCCCCCGCCCCCGAAGCTGCCGCCCCACCGCCGCAGCAGCCTAG GCAATGGGCTGAACTCTTCACACAATGGAGAGAGGGACAGTCCAGCAGAGAGACAGTCCACCATGCCACCTAGTGTCCCCATACGGAAAGACAAGAAGGACGTGCCG AAGCCTATCAGCAATGGCCTCCCACCTACACCCAAAGTCCAT ATGGGTGCATGTTTCTCCAAGGTGTTCAACGGCTGCCCTCTGAAGATCCACTGTGCCACTTCCTGGATCAACCCTGACACCAGAG ACCAGTATTTGATATTTGGAGCTGAAGAGGGGATTTACACACTAAACCTTAATGAGCTGCATGAGACATCAATGGAGCAG CTCTTCCCTCGACGCTGCACCTGGCTGTATGTCATGAACAATTGTCTTCTTTCCATATCTG gAAAAGCCTCCCAGCTGTACTCTCATAATCTGAGTGGTCTGTTCGAACAGGCCAGACAGTTACAGAAGTTACCAGTAGCCATTCCCACACACAAACTGCCTGATAAGATGATTCCCAG GAAGTTTGCTGTGTCCAATAAAATTCCAGACACTAAAGGGTGCCAAAAGTGCTGCGTAG TGCGCAACCCGTACACAGGCCATAAGTACCTATGTGGAGCCTTTCAGTCCAGTGTCATGCTGTTGGAGTGGGTGGAGTCCATGCAGAAGTTCATGCTCATCAAA AACATCGACTTCCCGTTGCCATGTCCATTGGAGGTCTTTGAGATGTTGGTGGTCCCGGAGCAGACTTACCCTCTGATCTGTGTGGCGGTCAGTAAAGGAACCGAGCTCAACCAGGTGGTCAGGTTCGGCACCGTCAACCCCAATTCTACCTCCTCCTGGTTCACAGAAGCAG acacaccaCAAACGTGTGTGATCCACGTCACGCAGCTAGAGAGAGATACTATCCTAGTCTGCCTCGACA GGTGTATAAAGATAGTGAACCTCCAAGGCAGATTGAAATCCAGCAGGAAGTTGTCAGCTGAGCTCACCTTCAACTTCCAGATCGAATCCATag TTTGTCTCCAAGACAGCGTGCTGGCTTTCTGGAGGCACGGCATGCAGGGAAGGAGTTTCAAGACCAACGAA ATCACCCAGGAGATCTCTGACAATACACGCATCTTCAGACTACTGGGATCGGACAG GGTGGTGGTGCTGGAGAGTCGGCCTACAGACAACCCAACAGCCCACAGCAACCTCTACATCCTGGCAGGCCATGAAAACAGctactga
- the LOC133992030 gene encoding mitogen-activated protein kinase kinase kinase kinase 3-like isoform X11, producing MMNSSVDLSRRNPQEDFELIQRIGSGTYGDVYKARNVNTGELAAIKVIKLEPGEDFAVVQQEIIMMKDCKHSNIVAYFGSYLRRDKLWISMEYCGGGSLQDIYHLTGPLSESQIAYMSRETLQGLYYLHNKGKMHRDIKGANILLTDNGYVKLADFGVSAQITATLAKRKSFIGTPYWMAPEVAAVERKGGYNQLCDIWAVGITAIELAELQPPMFDLHPMRALFLMTKSNFQPPKLKDKIKWTNNFHHFVKLALTKNPKKRPTAEKLLQHPFVSQPLSRTLAIELLDKANNPDHSTFNDFDDDDPEPESPVSVPHRIRSTSRSTREGKTLSEINFGQVKFDPPLRKETEPHHEPDLQLEYGHDSPSLLGGNKSLLKSVEEELHQRGHVAHLGDDEDEDDDGADDDETHTHKSSTIMRPKVPPPLPPKPKSICSSQPQQQLKHDDSQSHSEDDGGGGGTIKRCPVPETQSPAKPASNVPPRPPPPKLPPHRRSSLGNGLNSSHNGERDSPAERQSTMPPSVPIRKDKKDVPKPISNGLPPTPKVHMGACFSKVFNGCPLKIHCATSWINPDTRDQYLIFGAEEGIYTLNLNELHETSMEQLFPRRCTWLYVMNNCLLSISGKASQLYSHNLSGLFEQARQLQKLPVAIPTHKLPDKMIPRKFAVSNKIPDTKGCQKCCVVRNPYTGHKYLCGAFQSSVMLLEWVESMQKFMLIKNIDFPLPCPLEVFEMLVVPEQTYPLICVAVSKGTELNQVVRFGTVNPNSTSSWFTEADTPQTCVIHVTQLERDTILVCLDRCIKIVNLQGRLKSSRKLSAELTFNFQIESIVCLQDSVLAFWRHGMQGRSFKTNEITQEISDNTRIFRLLGSDRVVVLESRPTDNPTAHSNLYILAGHENSY from the exons TGCTATCAAAGTCATCAAACTGGAACCGG GTGAGGACTTTGCTGTTGTCCAGCAGGAGATTATAATGATGAAGGACTGTAAACACTCCAACATTGTGGCCTATTTTGGCAGTTATCTCCG gaGAGATAAGCTATGGATCAGTATGGAGTACTGTGGGGGAGGCTCTCTGCAGGATATCTATCACT TAACCGGGCCTTTGTCAGAGTCACAGATAGCCTACATGTCACGGGAGACCCTGCAG GGTTTGTACTATCTACataataaaggcaaaatgcaCAGAGACATCAAG GGAGCCAACATCCTCCTGACAGACAATGGCTATGTGAAACTAG CCGACTTTGGGGTGTCAGCCCAGATCACAGCAACTCTAGCCAAGAGGAAGTCATTCATTGGAACTCCTTACTG GATGGCTCCAGAGGTAGCAGCagtggagaggaaaggaggTTATAACCAGCTGTGTGATATCTGGGCTGTGGGCATTACTGCAATAGAGCTGGCTGAACTGCAGCCACCTATGTTTGACCTGCACCCCATGag GGCTCTGTTCTTAATGACTAAGAGTAATTTCCAGCCTCCTAAGTTGAAAGATAAGATTAAATG GACAAACAACTTTCACCATTTTGTCAAACTAGCTCTGACCAAGAACCCAAAGAAGAGGCCCACAGCTGagaagctgctgcag CACCCCTTTGTGTCCCAGCCTCTCAGCAGGACGCTGGCAATAGAGCTGCTGGACAAAGCCAATAACCCTGACCACAGCACCTTCAACGACTTTGATGACGACGACCCCGAACCAGAG TCTCCGGTCTCTGTTCCTCACCGCATTCGTTCCACCAGCAGGAGCACCAGGGAAGGAAAGACGTTGTCAGAGATTAACT TTGGTCAGGTGAAGTTTGATCCTCCATTGAGAAAGGAGACAGAACCCCATCATGAACCG GACTTGCAGTTGGAGTATGGGCATGATTCACCAAGTCTACTGGGAGGAAACAA GAGTCTTCTCAAATCTGTGGAGGAGGAGCTACATCAAAG GGGCCATGTGGCACACTTAggggatgatgaggatgaggatgatgatggtgcagatgatgatgaaactCACACTCA TAAATCGAGCACTATCATGAGACCAAAGGTcccacccccccttcctcccaAG CCCAAGTCCATCTGCTCGTCACAGCCGCAGCAACAGCTAAAACATGATGATAGCCAATCACACAGCGAGGACGACGGCGGAGGGGGAGGGACCATCAAACGCTGTCCAGTACCAGAGACGCAGAGCCCCGCCAAGCCCGCCTCCAACGTCCCCCCGCGGCCCCCGCCCCCGAAGCTGCCGCCCCACCGCCGCAGCAGCCTAG GCAATGGGCTGAACTCTTCACACAATGGAGAGAGGGACAGTCCAGCAGAGAGACAGTCCACCATGCCACCTAGTGTCCCCATACGGAAAGACAAGAAGGACGTGCCG AAGCCTATCAGCAATGGCCTCCCACCTACACCCAAAGTCCAT ATGGGTGCATGTTTCTCCAAGGTGTTCAACGGCTGCCCTCTGAAGATCCACTGTGCCACTTCCTGGATCAACCCTGACACCAGAG ACCAGTATTTGATATTTGGAGCTGAAGAGGGGATTTACACACTAAACCTTAATGAGCTGCATGAGACATCAATGGAGCAG CTCTTCCCTCGACGCTGCACCTGGCTGTATGTCATGAACAATTGTCTTCTTTCCATATCTG gAAAAGCCTCCCAGCTGTACTCTCATAATCTGAGTGGTCTGTTCGAACAGGCCAGACAGTTACAGAAGTTACCAGTAGCCATTCCCACACACAAACTGCCTGATAAGATGATTCCCAG GAAGTTTGCTGTGTCCAATAAAATTCCAGACACTAAAGGGTGCCAAAAGTGCTGCGTAG TGCGCAACCCGTACACAGGCCATAAGTACCTATGTGGAGCCTTTCAGTCCAGTGTCATGCTGTTGGAGTGGGTGGAGTCCATGCAGAAGTTCATGCTCATCAAA AACATCGACTTCCCGTTGCCATGTCCATTGGAGGTCTTTGAGATGTTGGTGGTCCCGGAGCAGACTTACCCTCTGATCTGTGTGGCGGTCAGTAAAGGAACCGAGCTCAACCAGGTGGTCAGGTTCGGCACCGTCAACCCCAATTCTACCTCCTCCTGGTTCACAGAAGCAG acacaccaCAAACGTGTGTGATCCACGTCACGCAGCTAGAGAGAGATACTATCCTAGTCTGCCTCGACA GGTGTATAAAGATAGTGAACCTCCAAGGCAGATTGAAATCCAGCAGGAAGTTGTCAGCTGAGCTCACCTTCAACTTCCAGATCGAATCCATag TTTGTCTCCAAGACAGCGTGCTGGCTTTCTGGAGGCACGGCATGCAGGGAAGGAGTTTCAAGACCAACGAA ATCACCCAGGAGATCTCTGACAATACACGCATCTTCAGACTACTGGGATCGGACAG GGTGGTGGTGCTGGAGAGTCGGCCTACAGACAACCCAACAGCCCACAGCAACCTCTACATCCTGGCAGGCCATGAAAACAGctactga
- the LOC133992030 gene encoding mitogen-activated protein kinase kinase kinase kinase 3-like isoform X5 — MMNSSVDLSRRNPQEDFELIQRIGSGTYGDVYKARNVNTGELAAIKVIKLEPGEDFAVVQQEIIMMKDCKHSNIVAYFGSYLRRDKLWISMEYCGGGSLQDIYHLTGPLSESQIAYMSRETLQGLYYLHNKGKMHRDIKGANILLTDNGYVKLADFGVSAQITATLAKRKSFIGTPYWMAPEVAAVERKGGYNQLCDIWAVGITAIELAELQPPMFDLHPMRALFLMTKSNFQPPKLKDKIKWTNNFHHFVKLALTKNPKKRPTAEKLLQHPFVSQPLSRTLAIELLDKANNPDHSTFNDFDDDDPEPESPVSVPHRIRSTSRSTREGKTLSEINFGQVKFDPPLRKETEPHHEPRESEPYLDCVEELYYTARSNLDLQLEYGHDSPSLLGGNKSLLKSVEEELHQSKSSTIMRPKVPPPLPPKPKSICSSQPQQQLKHDDSQSHSEDDGGGGGTIKRCPVPETQSPAKPASNVPPRPPPPKLPPHRRSSLGNESLKCTDVENSAPEDDGSFRHFWEWLHTPHTEEELEEAWEVLKEVKEEQEKEEEESNGLNSSHNGERDSPAERQSTMPPSVPIRKDKKDVPKPISNGLPPTPKVHMGACFSKVFNGCPLKIHCATSWINPDTRDQYLIFGAEEGIYTLNLNELHETSMEQLFPRRCTWLYVMNNCLLSISGKASQLYSHNLSGLFEQARQLQKLPVAIPTHKLPDKMIPRKFAVSNKIPDTKGCQKCCVVRNPYTGHKYLCGAFQSSVMLLEWVESMQKFMLIKNIDFPLPCPLEVFEMLVVPEQTYPLICVAVSKGTELNQVVRFGTVNPNSTSSWFTEADTPQTCVIHVTQLERDTILVCLDRCIKIVNLQGRLKSSRKLSAELTFNFQIESIVCLQDSVLAFWRHGMQGRSFKTNEITQEISDNTRIFRLLGSDRNADSRDPNDRDLAMPRYTRWPQPAQNSTSFYRESAPLFIDREHQGCLRGRESVCLRKYTNIF, encoded by the exons TGCTATCAAAGTCATCAAACTGGAACCGG GTGAGGACTTTGCTGTTGTCCAGCAGGAGATTATAATGATGAAGGACTGTAAACACTCCAACATTGTGGCCTATTTTGGCAGTTATCTCCG gaGAGATAAGCTATGGATCAGTATGGAGTACTGTGGGGGAGGCTCTCTGCAGGATATCTATCACT TAACCGGGCCTTTGTCAGAGTCACAGATAGCCTACATGTCACGGGAGACCCTGCAG GGTTTGTACTATCTACataataaaggcaaaatgcaCAGAGACATCAAG GGAGCCAACATCCTCCTGACAGACAATGGCTATGTGAAACTAG CCGACTTTGGGGTGTCAGCCCAGATCACAGCAACTCTAGCCAAGAGGAAGTCATTCATTGGAACTCCTTACTG GATGGCTCCAGAGGTAGCAGCagtggagaggaaaggaggTTATAACCAGCTGTGTGATATCTGGGCTGTGGGCATTACTGCAATAGAGCTGGCTGAACTGCAGCCACCTATGTTTGACCTGCACCCCATGag GGCTCTGTTCTTAATGACTAAGAGTAATTTCCAGCCTCCTAAGTTGAAAGATAAGATTAAATG GACAAACAACTTTCACCATTTTGTCAAACTAGCTCTGACCAAGAACCCAAAGAAGAGGCCCACAGCTGagaagctgctgcag CACCCCTTTGTGTCCCAGCCTCTCAGCAGGACGCTGGCAATAGAGCTGCTGGACAAAGCCAATAACCCTGACCACAGCACCTTCAACGACTTTGATGACGACGACCCCGAACCAGAG TCTCCGGTCTCTGTTCCTCACCGCATTCGTTCCACCAGCAGGAGCACCAGGGAAGGAAAGACGTTGTCAGAGATTAACT TTGGTCAGGTGAAGTTTGATCCTCCATTGAGAAAGGAGACAGAACCCCATCATGAACCG CGTGAATCTGAGCCCTATCTGGACTGTGTTGAGGAGCTCTACTATACCGCGAGATCTAATCTG GACTTGCAGTTGGAGTATGGGCATGATTCACCAAGTCTACTGGGAGGAAACAA GAGTCTTCTCAAATCTGTGGAGGAGGAGCTACATCAAAG TAAATCGAGCACTATCATGAGACCAAAGGTcccacccccccttcctcccaAG CCCAAGTCCATCTGCTCGTCACAGCCGCAGCAACAGCTAAAACATGATGATAGCCAATCACACAGCGAGGACGACGGCGGAGGGGGAGGGACCATCAAACGCTGTCCAGTACCAGAGACGCAGAGCCCCGCCAAGCCCGCCTCCAACGTCCCCCCGCGGCCCCCGCCCCCGAAGCTGCCGCCCCACCGCCGCAGCAGCCTAGGTAACGAGAGCTTGAAGTGCACGGACGTCGAAAACTCTGCCCCAGAGGATGATGGGAGCTTTAGACATTTCTGGGAGTGGCTCCACACGCctcacacagaggaggagctggaggaggcgtgggAGGTGCTGAAGGAGGTGAAAGAGGagcaggaaaaagaggaggaagaga GCAATGGGCTGAACTCTTCACACAATGGAGAGAGGGACAGTCCAGCAGAGAGACAGTCCACCATGCCACCTAGTGTCCCCATACGGAAAGACAAGAAGGACGTGCCG AAGCCTATCAGCAATGGCCTCCCACCTACACCCAAAGTCCAT ATGGGTGCATGTTTCTCCAAGGTGTTCAACGGCTGCCCTCTGAAGATCCACTGTGCCACTTCCTGGATCAACCCTGACACCAGAG ACCAGTATTTGATATTTGGAGCTGAAGAGGGGATTTACACACTAAACCTTAATGAGCTGCATGAGACATCAATGGAGCAG CTCTTCCCTCGACGCTGCACCTGGCTGTATGTCATGAACAATTGTCTTCTTTCCATATCTG gAAAAGCCTCCCAGCTGTACTCTCATAATCTGAGTGGTCTGTTCGAACAGGCCAGACAGTTACAGAAGTTACCAGTAGCCATTCCCACACACAAACTGCCTGATAAGATGATTCCCAG GAAGTTTGCTGTGTCCAATAAAATTCCAGACACTAAAGGGTGCCAAAAGTGCTGCGTAG TGCGCAACCCGTACACAGGCCATAAGTACCTATGTGGAGCCTTTCAGTCCAGTGTCATGCTGTTGGAGTGGGTGGAGTCCATGCAGAAGTTCATGCTCATCAAA AACATCGACTTCCCGTTGCCATGTCCATTGGAGGTCTTTGAGATGTTGGTGGTCCCGGAGCAGACTTACCCTCTGATCTGTGTGGCGGTCAGTAAAGGAACCGAGCTCAACCAGGTGGTCAGGTTCGGCACCGTCAACCCCAATTCTACCTCCTCCTGGTTCACAGAAGCAG acacaccaCAAACGTGTGTGATCCACGTCACGCAGCTAGAGAGAGATACTATCCTAGTCTGCCTCGACA GGTGTATAAAGATAGTGAACCTCCAAGGCAGATTGAAATCCAGCAGGAAGTTGTCAGCTGAGCTCACCTTCAACTTCCAGATCGAATCCATag TTTGTCTCCAAGACAGCGTGCTGGCTTTCTGGAGGCACGGCATGCAGGGAAGGAGTTTCAAGACCAACGAA ATCACCCAGGAGATCTCTGACAATACACGCATCTTCAGACTACTGGGATCGGACAG AAATGCTGACTCTAGAGATCCAAACGACAGAGACCTCGCTATGCCCAGGTACACTCGCTGGCCACAACCGGCCCAAAACTCTACCTCTTTCTATCGGGAATCTGCACCTCTATTTATTGATCGGGAACATCAAGGCTGtttgagaggaagagagagtgtgtgtctgaggaAATATACCAACATCTTTTAA
- the LOC133992030 gene encoding mitogen-activated protein kinase kinase kinase kinase 3-like isoform X9, whose amino-acid sequence MMNSSVDLSRRNPQEDFELIQRIGSGTYGDVYKARNVNTGELAAIKVIKLEPGEDFAVVQQEIIMMKDCKHSNIVAYFGSYLRRDKLWISMEYCGGGSLQDIYHLTGPLSESQIAYMSRETLQGLYYLHNKGKMHRDIKGANILLTDNGYVKLADFGVSAQITATLAKRKSFIGTPYWMAPEVAAVERKGGYNQLCDIWAVGITAIELAELQPPMFDLHPMRALFLMTKSNFQPPKLKDKIKWTNNFHHFVKLALTKNPKKRPTAEKLLQHPFVSQPLSRTLAIELLDKANNPDHSTFNDFDDDDPEPESPVSVPHRIRSTSRSTREGKTLSEINFGQVKFDPPLRKETEPHHEPRESEPYLDCVEELYYTARSNLDLQLEYGHDSPSLLGGNKSLLKSVEEELHQRGHVAHLGDDEDEDDDGADDDETHTHKSSTIMRPKVPPPLPPKPKSICSSQPQQQLKHDDSQSHSEDDGGGGGTIKRCPVPETQSPAKPASNVPPRPPPPKLPPHRRSSLGNGLNSSHNGERDSPAERQSTMPPSVPIRKDKKDVPPISNGLPPTPKVHMGACFSKVFNGCPLKIHCATSWINPDTRDQYLIFGAEEGIYTLNLNELHETSMEQLFPRRCTWLYVMNNCLLSISGKASQLYSHNLSGLFEQARQLQKLPVAIPTHKLPDKMIPRKFAVSNKIPDTKGCQKCCVVRNPYTGHKYLCGAFQSSVMLLEWVESMQKFMLIKNIDFPLPCPLEVFEMLVVPEQTYPLICVAVSKGTELNQVVRFGTVNPNSTSSWFTEADTPQTCVIHVTQLERDTILVCLDRCIKIVNLQGRLKSSRKLSAELTFNFQIESIVCLQDSVLAFWRHGMQGRSFKTNEITQEISDNTRIFRLLGSDRNADSRDPNDRDLAMPRYTRWPQPAQNSTSFYRESAPLFIDREHQGCLRGRESVCLRKYTNIF is encoded by the exons TGCTATCAAAGTCATCAAACTGGAACCGG GTGAGGACTTTGCTGTTGTCCAGCAGGAGATTATAATGATGAAGGACTGTAAACACTCCAACATTGTGGCCTATTTTGGCAGTTATCTCCG gaGAGATAAGCTATGGATCAGTATGGAGTACTGTGGGGGAGGCTCTCTGCAGGATATCTATCACT TAACCGGGCCTTTGTCAGAGTCACAGATAGCCTACATGTCACGGGAGACCCTGCAG GGTTTGTACTATCTACataataaaggcaaaatgcaCAGAGACATCAAG GGAGCCAACATCCTCCTGACAGACAATGGCTATGTGAAACTAG CCGACTTTGGGGTGTCAGCCCAGATCACAGCAACTCTAGCCAAGAGGAAGTCATTCATTGGAACTCCTTACTG GATGGCTCCAGAGGTAGCAGCagtggagaggaaaggaggTTATAACCAGCTGTGTGATATCTGGGCTGTGGGCATTACTGCAATAGAGCTGGCTGAACTGCAGCCACCTATGTTTGACCTGCACCCCATGag GGCTCTGTTCTTAATGACTAAGAGTAATTTCCAGCCTCCTAAGTTGAAAGATAAGATTAAATG GACAAACAACTTTCACCATTTTGTCAAACTAGCTCTGACCAAGAACCCAAAGAAGAGGCCCACAGCTGagaagctgctgcag CACCCCTTTGTGTCCCAGCCTCTCAGCAGGACGCTGGCAATAGAGCTGCTGGACAAAGCCAATAACCCTGACCACAGCACCTTCAACGACTTTGATGACGACGACCCCGAACCAGAG TCTCCGGTCTCTGTTCCTCACCGCATTCGTTCCACCAGCAGGAGCACCAGGGAAGGAAAGACGTTGTCAGAGATTAACT TTGGTCAGGTGAAGTTTGATCCTCCATTGAGAAAGGAGACAGAACCCCATCATGAACCG CGTGAATCTGAGCCCTATCTGGACTGTGTTGAGGAGCTCTACTATACCGCGAGATCTAATCTG GACTTGCAGTTGGAGTATGGGCATGATTCACCAAGTCTACTGGGAGGAAACAA GAGTCTTCTCAAATCTGTGGAGGAGGAGCTACATCAAAG GGGCCATGTGGCACACTTAggggatgatgaggatgaggatgatgatggtgcagatgatgatgaaactCACACTCA TAAATCGAGCACTATCATGAGACCAAAGGTcccacccccccttcctcccaAG CCCAAGTCCATCTGCTCGTCACAGCCGCAGCAACAGCTAAAACATGATGATAGCCAATCACACAGCGAGGACGACGGCGGAGGGGGAGGGACCATCAAACGCTGTCCAGTACCAGAGACGCAGAGCCCCGCCAAGCCCGCCTCCAACGTCCCCCCGCGGCCCCCGCCCCCGAAGCTGCCGCCCCACCGCCGCAGCAGCCTAG GCAATGGGCTGAACTCTTCACACAATGGAGAGAGGGACAGTCCAGCAGAGAGACAGTCCACCATGCCACCTAGTGTCCCCATACGGAAAGACAAGAAGGACGTGCCG CCTATCAGCAATGGCCTCCCACCTACACCCAAAGTCCAT ATGGGTGCATGTTTCTCCAAGGTGTTCAACGGCTGCCCTCTGAAGATCCACTGTGCCACTTCCTGGATCAACCCTGACACCAGAG ACCAGTATTTGATATTTGGAGCTGAAGAGGGGATTTACACACTAAACCTTAATGAGCTGCATGAGACATCAATGGAGCAG CTCTTCCCTCGACGCTGCACCTGGCTGTATGTCATGAACAATTGTCTTCTTTCCATATCTG gAAAAGCCTCCCAGCTGTACTCTCATAATCTGAGTGGTCTGTTCGAACAGGCCAGACAGTTACAGAAGTTACCAGTAGCCATTCCCACACACAAACTGCCTGATAAGATGATTCCCAG GAAGTTTGCTGTGTCCAATAAAATTCCAGACACTAAAGGGTGCCAAAAGTGCTGCGTAG TGCGCAACCCGTACACAGGCCATAAGTACCTATGTGGAGCCTTTCAGTCCAGTGTCATGCTGTTGGAGTGGGTGGAGTCCATGCAGAAGTTCATGCTCATCAAA AACATCGACTTCCCGTTGCCATGTCCATTGGAGGTCTTTGAGATGTTGGTGGTCCCGGAGCAGACTTACCCTCTGATCTGTGTGGCGGTCAGTAAAGGAACCGAGCTCAACCAGGTGGTCAGGTTCGGCACCGTCAACCCCAATTCTACCTCCTCCTGGTTCACAGAAGCAG acacaccaCAAACGTGTGTGATCCACGTCACGCAGCTAGAGAGAGATACTATCCTAGTCTGCCTCGACA GGTGTATAAAGATAGTGAACCTCCAAGGCAGATTGAAATCCAGCAGGAAGTTGTCAGCTGAGCTCACCTTCAACTTCCAGATCGAATCCATag TTTGTCTCCAAGACAGCGTGCTGGCTTTCTGGAGGCACGGCATGCAGGGAAGGAGTTTCAAGACCAACGAA ATCACCCAGGAGATCTCTGACAATACACGCATCTTCAGACTACTGGGATCGGACAG AAATGCTGACTCTAGAGATCCAAACGACAGAGACCTCGCTATGCCCAGGTACACTCGCTGGCCACAACCGGCCCAAAACTCTACCTCTTTCTATCGGGAATCTGCACCTCTATTTATTGATCGGGAACATCAAGGCTGtttgagaggaagagagagtgtgtgtctgaggaAATATACCAACATCTTTTAA